The following proteins come from a genomic window of Nicotiana tomentosiformis chromosome 12, ASM39032v3, whole genome shotgun sequence:
- the LOC104119551 gene encoding S-adenosylmethionine carrier 1, chloroplastic/mitochondrial-like translates to MAINSRTELPGDRLNSRALNLHNMPKKPVASISKQQTPLDLLRTLYEGAIAGAAAGVVVEAVLYPIDTIKTRLQAVRGGGQIILKGLYSGLAGNLAGVLPASAIFVGVYEPTKRKLLESFPENLSALAHLTAGAIGGAVSSIVRVPTEVVKQRMQTGQFASAPDAVRLIVAKEGFRGLYAGYGSFLLRDLPFDAIQFCLYEQLRMGYKLAAKRDLKDPENAMIGAFAGAITGAITTPLDVIKTRLMIQGSTKQYEGILHCVSSIVKEEGASTLFKGIGARVLWIGIGGSIFFGVLEKVKQLVAAKDRVD, encoded by the exons ATGGCTATCAACTCGAGGACGGAATTGCCGG GAGATAGACTGAATTCGAGAGCACTCAACTTGCACAACATGCCAAAAAAACCTGTTGCATCAATCAGCAAACAACAGACTCCACTTGATCTCTTACGCACACTTTATG AGGGAGCTATAGCTGGAGCTGCTGCTGGTGTTGTTGTAGAAGCTGTTCTGTATCCTATTGATACAATTAAAACTCGACTACAAGCAG TTCGTGGTGGGGGACAAATCATTTTGAAAGGTCTTTATTCAGGATTGGCTGGAAATCTTGCTGGTGTATTACC AGCATCGGCAATATTTGTTGGTGTATATGAACCTACCAAGAGAAAATTGCTGGAGAGCTTCCCTGAAAATCTTAGTGCCTTAGCTCATTTG ACTGCAGGTGCTATAGGCGGAGCTGTTTCTTCTATTGTCCGTGTACCCACTGAG GTAGTTAAGCAAAGGATGCAGACTGGCCAATTTGCTTCTGCCCCTGATGCAGTCCGACTAATTGTTGCTAAGGAAGGGTTTAGAGGCCTTTATGCT GGTTATGGCTCTTTTCTACTGCGAGACTTACCTTTTGATGCAATCCAGTTTTGTTTATACGAGCAACTGCGGATGGGATATAAGTTAGCT GCAAAAAGGGACCTTAAAGATCCTGAGAATGCAATGATTGGTGCCTTTGCAG GTGCAATAACTGGAGCCATAACTACTCCCCTTGATGTGATAAAAACCAGATTGATGATTCAG GGTTCAACAAAGCAGTATGAAGGCATTTTGCATTGTGTTAGCAGTATTGTAAAAGAAGAAGGAGCCTCCACTCTTTTTAAG GGAATAGGGGCAAGAGTACTTTGGATAGGTATTGGAGGATCCATattttttggtgttcttgaaaaGGTAAAGCAACTAGTTGCTGCTAAAGACCGTGTTGATTAA